In Carya illinoinensis cultivar Pawnee chromosome 10, C.illinoinensisPawnee_v1, whole genome shotgun sequence, one DNA window encodes the following:
- the LOC122278820 gene encoding L-threonate dehydrogenase-like, translating into MITSSGRSDAIARAQPFLSAMCDKLYIFESEVGAGSKINMVNDLLEGIHLVASLEAISLGVKAGIHPWIVYDIISTAAGNSW; encoded by the exons ATG ATTACTTCATCAGGAAGGTCAGACGCCATTGCAAGGGCTCAGCCTTTTCTCTCTG CAATGTGTGACAAGCTTTACATTTTTGAGAGTGAAGTTGGTGCTGGAAG TAAAATTAACATGGTCAATGATCTGCTTGAGGGCATTCATCTTGTTGCTTCTCTGGAGGCTATCTCTCTTGGTGTCAAAGCTGGTATCCATCCCTGGATTGTCTATGATATCATTTCTACTGCAGCAGGGAATTCATGGTGA